In Deltaproteobacteria bacterium PRO3, a genomic segment contains:
- a CDS encoding DUF2142 domain-containing protein: protein MPSWLKPGTAFLLLALVFGSAFLALLPPFQAPDEPFHLLRAYQISTGQWGETLEDGRRGAVVPASAIDFFSAFQHVPLKPAAKVSKEEILGFRERPLEPKATRFIGYATALAHPAWPYLPQALGMGLARALELPTFYLLYLGRLFNLLAWAALVYAAIRRTPILPWLLFLLALTPISLQQAASLSPDAVTNGLAFLLFAGLLRLWLAPEEVPAPAALVGTMALGLLLTLSKFAYGLHALLFLLIPWQRFGSRGRRLLGMAIFLGLNLAWMLHTLCSGGDPARAGGEGRFLALLQDPVHFFEVGLDTIRVYGLFYLEQFVGRLGHLDTNLPRALIVYYWLLLMGVALLEREPGRGLKPAERAWIAGVLLAEVAAIWMGLLLTYNPEGAELIRGGQGRYLIPLAPFFFLLLYRPAAGAGSRRWIALVCVYSAAMALTVALFSLTRRFYG, encoded by the coding sequence ATGCCCTCTTGGCTGAAACCCGGGACCGCCTTTCTCCTCTTGGCCTTGGTCTTTGGCTCGGCATTCCTCGCCTTGCTGCCTCCCTTCCAGGCCCCCGACGAGCCCTTTCACCTGCTGAGGGCCTATCAGATCTCGACGGGCCAATGGGGGGAGACCCTGGAAGACGGGCGTCGCGGGGCCGTCGTCCCCGCTTCGGCGATCGATTTCTTCTCGGCCTTCCAGCATGTGCCACTGAAGCCCGCGGCGAAGGTCTCCAAGGAAGAAATCCTGGGCTTCCGCGAGCGGCCCCTCGAGCCCAAGGCGACGCGCTTCATCGGCTACGCGACCGCCCTGGCGCATCCGGCCTGGCCCTACCTGCCGCAGGCCCTCGGCATGGGCCTGGCGCGGGCCCTCGAGCTTCCGACTTTCTACCTTCTTTACCTGGGAAGGTTGTTCAACCTGCTGGCCTGGGCGGCCCTGGTCTACGCGGCGATCCGCCGCACGCCGATCCTGCCCTGGCTGCTCTTCCTCCTCGCCTTGACGCCCATCTCGCTGCAACAGGCCGCCTCGCTCTCGCCCGACGCCGTCACCAACGGCCTGGCCTTCCTCCTCTTCGCCGGCCTCCTGCGGCTGTGGCTGGCCCCCGAGGAAGTTCCGGCGCCCGCCGCCCTCGTCGGGACCATGGCCCTAGGCCTCTTGCTGACCTTGTCGAAGTTCGCCTACGGGCTGCATGCCCTGTTGTTTCTCCTGATTCCTTGGCAGCGTTTCGGCTCGCGGGGCCGTCGCCTCCTCGGCATGGCGATCTTTCTCGGCCTGAACCTGGCCTGGATGCTCCACACGCTTTGCTCGGGAGGCGACCCGGCGCGGGCCGGAGGCGAGGGGAGGTTCTTGGCCCTCTTGCAGGACCCGGTGCATTTCTTCGAGGTGGGGCTCGACACGATCCGCGTCTACGGACTTTTTTATTTGGAGCAGTTTGTCGGCCGGCTGGGCCACCTCGACACGAATCTGCCGCGGGCCCTGATCGTCTATTATTGGCTGCTCTTGATGGGCGTGGCCCTCCTCGAGCGAGAGCCGGGCCGAGGCCTGAAACCGGCGGAGAGGGCCTGGATCGCGGGGGTGCTTCTGGCGGAAGTCGCGGCGATCTGGATGGGGCTTTTGCTCACCTACAATCCGGAAGGCGCGGAGTTGATCCGCGGCGGGCAGGGCCGCTACCTGATTCCCTTGGCGCCCTTTTTCTTCTTGCTGCTCTATCGCCCCGCTGCGGGAGCGGGGTCGCGGCGCTGGATCGCACTGGTCTGCGTCTATTCCGCGGCCATGGCCTTGACCGTCGCGCTGTTCAGCCTGACGCGCCGGTTCTACGGATGA
- a CDS encoding DEAD/DEAH box helicase codes for MTQTPTPANGFAELGIPSQLLQALQRMKITTPTPIQHQSIPIGMEGKDILGIAQTGTGKTLAFGVPVLHRLDRFPGRALILLPTRELALQVQETLAPLGRAFGLHTACLIGGVSIHAQIRDLARKPRILIATPGRLIDLLENRRVHLDDVGILVLDEADRMFDMGFAPQLNRIFKLVPKQRQTLLFSATMSPEVLKLATAVMAMPVRIEVAPAGTTAKDIEQEIFIIPRETKLSLLERLLQDISGTMLVFLRTKHGARKVAHTLKLMGHKAAEIHSNRSQAQRRDALSGFKSGKYRVLVATDIAARGIDVDGIEAVVNFDLPTNSEDYVHRIGRTGRAGRKGRAISFATPDQKGEIRSIERLIRKQLTVSQMPGLATQAAPRPESGPAQSPRQDKEKNRPYKLGPKRPFRRRRRHRGSGRGGRVG; via the coding sequence ATGACACAGACTCCCACGCCCGCGAACGGCTTCGCCGAGCTCGGCATCCCCTCCCAACTCCTGCAGGCCCTGCAGCGGATGAAGATCACCACCCCCACCCCCATCCAGCACCAATCGATCCCGATCGGCATGGAGGGAAAGGACATCCTGGGCATCGCCCAGACCGGCACCGGCAAGACGCTCGCCTTCGGCGTGCCGGTGCTGCACCGCCTCGACCGCTTTCCCGGCCGCGCGCTGATCCTGCTGCCGACCCGCGAGCTGGCCCTACAGGTGCAAGAGACCCTCGCCCCCTTGGGCCGCGCCTTCGGCTTGCACACGGCCTGCCTGATCGGCGGCGTGTCGATCCACGCGCAGATCCGCGATCTCGCGCGGAAGCCGCGCATCCTGATCGCGACGCCGGGCCGCCTGATCGATTTGCTGGAGAACCGCCGCGTCCACCTGGACGACGTCGGCATCCTCGTCTTGGACGAGGCCGATCGGATGTTCGACATGGGCTTCGCGCCGCAGCTCAACCGCATCTTCAAGCTGGTGCCCAAGCAGCGCCAGACGCTGCTGTTCTCGGCCACCATGTCGCCGGAAGTCCTGAAGCTTGCCACGGCGGTGATGGCGATGCCCGTGCGCATCGAGGTCGCCCCGGCCGGGACGACGGCGAAGGATATCGAGCAGGAGATCTTCATCATCCCGCGCGAGACCAAGCTGTCGCTGTTGGAGAGGTTGCTGCAGGACATCTCGGGAACGATGCTTGTCTTCCTGCGCACCAAGCACGGCGCGCGCAAGGTGGCGCACACGCTGAAGTTGATGGGCCACAAGGCGGCCGAGATCCATTCCAACCGCAGCCAGGCCCAGCGCCGCGACGCCCTGAGCGGCTTCAAGTCGGGCAAGTACCGCGTCTTGGTGGCGACCGACATCGCCGCGCGCGGCATCGACGTCGACGGGATCGAGGCAGTGGTCAACTTCGACCTGCCGACCAACTCGGAGGACTACGTGCACCGCATCGGCCGCACCGGCCGCGCCGGGCGGAAGGGCCGCGCGATCTCCTTCGCCACGCCGGACCAAAAGGGCGAGATCCGATCGATCGAGCGGTTGATCCGCAAGCAGCTCACGGTGTCGCAGATGCCGGGCTTGGCGACGCAGGCGGCGCCGCGTCCCGAATCGGGCCCCGCGCAGTCCCCCAGGCAGGACAAAGAGAAGAATCGCCCCTACAAGCTCGGACCGAAGCGGCCCTTTCGGAGACGGCGCCGCCATCGAGGATCCGGCCGAGGCGGCAGAGTCGGCTGA
- a CDS encoding alpha/beta hydrolase: protein MAEAFQSFLKAVQAGAGLSWQGIQSLVECQPRYLSILNGIVGDTLARHKSRLAIPMSLRGDIRGDKVCVLVHGLCDSETTWSFPEDPARDYGSLLREQLGYAPLYLRYNSGLHISTNGRRLAQLLAEKWASEGASVREWTFIGHSMGGLVVRSACYYAKKARAPWIQRVKKIFLLGAPHRGTDLEKLGNLTSAILRVIPNPVTMGLAALGNLRSAGIKDLRFGYLLDEDWKGRHADELWRDNSHPVPLLEGVSHYQIAATLAKKSDHFLAHYFGDGLVPSRSAAGRSFRKSKTIPFSPEHFKVLKGLSHSELAHHDEVYEQLRAWIQEP from the coding sequence ATGGCCGAAGCCTTCCAATCGTTCCTCAAGGCGGTCCAAGCCGGCGCGGGGCTTTCTTGGCAAGGGATCCAGTCGCTTGTCGAGTGCCAACCTCGCTACCTTTCCATACTGAACGGCATCGTCGGCGACACGCTCGCCAGGCACAAGAGCCGGCTCGCGATTCCCATGTCCCTGCGGGGCGACATTCGGGGCGACAAGGTTTGCGTGTTGGTCCACGGCCTCTGTGATTCCGAGACGACCTGGAGCTTCCCCGAGGATCCCGCCCGCGACTACGGCTCGCTGCTTCGAGAACAGTTGGGCTATGCGCCGCTCTACCTCCGCTACAACTCGGGGCTTCACATCTCCACCAACGGTCGGCGGCTGGCTCAATTGCTCGCCGAAAAATGGGCCTCCGAAGGGGCCTCGGTCCGGGAATGGACCTTCATCGGTCACAGCATGGGCGGTTTGGTGGTACGGAGCGCCTGTTACTACGCCAAAAAGGCAAGAGCGCCCTGGATTCAACGGGTGAAGAAAATCTTCCTCCTCGGCGCGCCCCACCGCGGCACCGATCTCGAAAAACTCGGCAACCTGACCAGCGCGATCTTGAGGGTGATTCCCAATCCCGTGACCATGGGTCTCGCGGCCTTGGGTAATTTGCGCAGCGCCGGCATCAAGGACCTGCGTTTCGGTTATCTCTTGGACGAAGATTGGAAAGGCCGGCACGCCGACGAGCTTTGGAGGGACAACAGCCACCCGGTCCCCTTGCTGGAAGGGGTGAGCCATTACCAAATCGCCGCGACGCTGGCGAAAAAATCGGATCATTTTCTCGCGCATTATTTCGGCGACGGCCTGGTCCCCTCGAGGAGCGCGGCGGGCCGGAGCTTTCGCAAATCCAAGACCATCCCTTTTTCCCCCGAGCATTTCAAGGTGCTCAAGGGCCTTTCGCACAGCGAATTGGCTCACCATGACGAAGTCTACGAACAATTGCGGGCCTGGATTCAAGAGCCTTGA
- a CDS encoding Fic family protein: MIRKTGQYDRAAVGGETVAVFTPYPLPPADPKLSVDEQAQRLLIHAEQKLAGLDLASQMVPSLDWFLYAYVRKEAVTSSQIEGTQATLIDLLSFEANDHLEKSENPDIEEVCNYLEAVNYARRQLADKKGLPISMRLLNEAHKRLMKGARGGNKSPGEIRQSQNWIGGSRPGNAVFVPPPPTKLPRLLTDLEKYIHSDDKLPPLIRIGLIHVQFETIHPYLDGNGRIGRLLIALLLEYWGFLKAPLLYLSLYFKRHRQEYYRLLGDVRTQGHWEAWTKFFLTGVMEIAEEATSLAKDLFSLVTKDRARVLRETSSTVFTLRLFELLPTHPILTTAQAVKLLDTSKPTALKAIGTLEKLKILSESTGRKRGRFFGYTAYLNKLRAGTELGEEPEN, encoded by the coding sequence ATGATTCGAAAAACCGGCCAATACGATCGCGCCGCGGTGGGGGGAGAGACGGTGGCGGTCTTCACGCCCTACCCGCTGCCCCCGGCCGATCCCAAGCTTTCCGTTGATGAACAGGCTCAACGGCTGCTGATTCATGCCGAGCAAAAGCTGGCCGGCCTCGACTTGGCTAGCCAAATGGTGCCCTCGCTCGACTGGTTTCTCTACGCCTATGTGCGCAAAGAAGCCGTGACCTCCTCGCAAATCGAGGGCACGCAGGCGACGCTCATCGACCTGCTGTCCTTTGAAGCCAACGACCATCTCGAGAAAAGCGAAAACCCTGACATCGAGGAGGTCTGCAACTATCTCGAAGCCGTCAATTACGCCCGCCGCCAACTGGCCGACAAGAAGGGCCTGCCGATCTCCATGCGTCTTCTCAACGAGGCGCACAAACGGCTCATGAAAGGCGCCCGGGGCGGCAACAAAAGCCCCGGCGAAATCCGTCAAAGCCAAAACTGGATCGGAGGCTCGAGGCCGGGCAACGCCGTTTTCGTCCCCCCTCCCCCGACAAAATTGCCTCGGCTACTGACCGATTTGGAAAAATACATCCACAGCGACGATAAATTGCCTCCCTTAATCCGGATCGGATTGATCCACGTCCAATTCGAGACGATCCACCCTTACCTGGACGGCAATGGCCGCATCGGCCGGCTGCTGATCGCCTTACTGCTGGAGTATTGGGGTTTCTTGAAGGCGCCTTTGTTGTATTTGAGTCTCTATTTTAAACGTCACCGCCAAGAGTATTACCGTTTGCTCGGCGACGTTCGCACTCAAGGTCATTGGGAGGCCTGGACGAAGTTTTTCCTGACCGGCGTCATGGAGATTGCCGAAGAGGCGACATCCCTCGCAAAAGATCTTTTCTCTCTCGTCACGAAGGACCGTGCCAGGGTCCTGCGAGAGACTTCCTCCACCGTATTCACCTTGCGGCTCTTCGAATTGTTGCCCACCCATCCCATTCTAACCACAGCCCAAGCTGTCAAGCTGCTGGACACCTCGAAGCCGACCGCCTTGAAGGCGATCGGCACTCTTGAGAAATTGAAGATACTCTCGGAGAGCACGGGACGGAAAAGGGGGCGGTTTTTTGGATATACGGCGTACTTGAACAAACTGCGGGCTGGAACGGAACTTGGGGAAGAACCAGAAAATTGA
- the queF gene encoding NADPH-dependent 7-cyano-7-deazaguanine reductase QueF → MPSQASKQLETFPNPNPDRDYEIEFDCPEFTCLCPKTGQPDFATLHIRYVPDRICVELKSLKLYLWSYRNEGAFHEAVTNRILDDLVAAVRPRRMELLADFYVRGGIRTTVRVRYPEGFSGSRAGPEADFSEMTRDLPLPKG, encoded by the coding sequence ATGCCCAGCCAAGCGTCGAAACAGCTCGAGACCTTTCCCAATCCGAATCCCGACCGCGACTACGAGATCGAGTTCGATTGTCCCGAGTTTACCTGTCTCTGTCCCAAGACCGGGCAGCCGGACTTCGCAACCCTGCATATCCGCTACGTCCCGGATCGAATCTGCGTCGAGCTGAAATCGCTCAAGCTCTACCTCTGGTCCTACCGCAACGAGGGGGCCTTCCACGAGGCGGTGACTAACCGCATCCTCGACGACCTGGTGGCCGCGGTACGGCCGCGGAGGATGGAGCTCTTGGCCGATTTCTACGTCCGGGGCGGCATCCGCACGACGGTTCGGGTGCGTTATCCGGAGGGTTTTTCGGGTTCCCGCGCCGGCCCTGAGGCCGATTTTTCCGAGATGACGCGGGATCTGCCGCTCCCCAAAGGTTGA
- a CDS encoding PDZ domain-containing protein: MKMDSEAKIALNRLRRALTALALLGMSLGVAAPGAARATEAFGGVGVLLDFDPNNPQSVLIFSVSYKSPADKAKVRRGDRLLKIDGGDVTGLTLQQLAEKIRGPIGTQVLLTVQGRDGSVRDVPLTRETIKSGPIVSVPPPNVAASGVYFTPEEKELIKQKISGLTTDEQRERMMNLLKALKAKQITKAAFIKFLKSDF, from the coding sequence ATGAAGATGGATTCCGAAGCGAAAATTGCCTTAAACCGCCTTCGGCGCGCCCTGACGGCCTTGGCGCTCTTGGGCATGTCCCTGGGCGTGGCGGCGCCCGGCGCCGCGCGGGCCACCGAGGCCTTCGGCGGCGTCGGCGTCCTGCTCGACTTCGATCCTAACAATCCGCAGAGCGTCCTGATTTTTTCGGTCAGCTACAAATCGCCGGCGGACAAGGCCAAGGTGAGGCGCGGCGACCGCCTGTTGAAGATCGACGGCGGGGACGTCACGGGGCTGACGCTCCAGCAGCTGGCCGAGAAGATCCGAGGCCCGATCGGCACCCAAGTCCTCCTGACGGTGCAGGGGCGCGACGGCAGCGTGCGGGACGTCCCGCTGACCCGCGAGACGATCAAGAGCGGCCCCATCGTCTCGGTGCCGCCGCCCAACGTCGCGGCGAGCGGCGTCTATTTCACGCCGGAGGAGAAGGAGCTGATCAAGCAGAAAATCTCCGGCTTGACCACGGACGAGCAGCGCGAAAGGATGATGAACCTGCTCAAGGCCCTCAAGGCCAAGCAGATCACCAAGGCCGCGTTCATTAAATTTTTGAAAAGCGACTTCTAG
- a CDS encoding citrate synthase (catalyzes the formation of citrate from acetyl-CoA and oxaloacetate), with product MSEIKAGLKDVVVAKSEVCSIDGDKGELIYAGINIHELAEHATFEEVVYLLLHRRLPNQAQLAELDKALKSQRAIPDGVLQLLRMLPKTTEPMDALRTAVSALSSYDPNPEDNSIEASKARVLRLVAQMPTIVAAFQRIRSGQDLIAPKAALGQAANFLYMLSGKEPDPTSARVFDIALILHADHGFNASTFAARVTASTLSDVYSAITSAIGTLKGPLHGGANQRVMEMLLEIGDKDPLAYVKDLLGRHEKIMGFGHRVYRTEDPRATHLRKMSQQLSLATGNLKWYEMSKKIEDFMIAEKKINANVDFYSASVYYTLGIPTDLFTLLFAMSRISGWGAHVLEQYADNRLIRPREDYVGPKDQHWVPIAQRP from the coding sequence ATGTCCGAGATCAAAGCAGGCCTGAAAGACGTCGTTGTCGCCAAGAGCGAGGTGTGCTCCATCGACGGGGACAAGGGCGAACTCATCTACGCCGGCATCAACATCCACGAACTGGCCGAACACGCGACCTTCGAGGAGGTCGTCTACCTCCTCCTCCACCGGCGTCTGCCCAACCAGGCCCAGCTGGCCGAGCTCGACAAGGCGCTCAAGTCCCAGCGCGCCATCCCCGACGGCGTCTTGCAGCTGCTGCGCATGCTGCCCAAGACCACCGAGCCGATGGACGCCCTGCGCACGGCGGTCTCCGCGCTCTCTTCCTACGACCCCAATCCCGAGGACAATTCGATCGAAGCCAGCAAGGCCCGGGTGCTGCGGCTCGTCGCCCAGATGCCGACCATCGTCGCCGCCTTCCAGCGGATCCGCAGCGGGCAGGACCTGATCGCGCCCAAGGCCGCGCTCGGCCAGGCCGCAAATTTCCTCTACATGCTTTCCGGCAAAGAGCCCGACCCGACCAGCGCCCGCGTCTTCGACATCGCGCTGATCCTGCACGCCGACCACGGCTTCAACGCCTCCACCTTCGCCGCGCGGGTGACCGCCAGCACGCTCTCCGACGTCTACAGCGCGATCACCTCGGCGATCGGCACCTTGAAGGGTCCGCTGCACGGCGGCGCCAACCAGCGCGTCATGGAGATGCTGCTCGAGATCGGCGACAAGGATCCCCTCGCCTACGTCAAGGACCTGCTGGGCCGGCACGAGAAGATCATGGGCTTCGGCCACCGCGTCTACCGCACCGAGGACCCGCGCGCGACGCACCTGCGCAAGATGAGCCAGCAGCTCAGCCTCGCCACCGGCAACCTCAAGTGGTACGAGATGTCGAAGAAGATCGAAGACTTCATGATCGCCGAGAAGAAAATCAACGCGAACGTCGACTTCTACTCCGCCTCCGTCTACTACACCTTGGGGATCCCCACCGACCTCTTCACCCTGCTCTTCGCGATGAGCCGCATCTCGGGCTGGGGCGCCCATGTCCTCGAGCAATACGCCGACAACCGGCTGATCCGTCCCCGCGAGGACTACGTGGGACCCAAGGACCAACACTGGGTCCCGATCGCGCAGCGTCCTTAA
- a CDS encoding redoxin domain-containing protein, whose protein sequence is MSLFAFEGRIHAPEFREGLTWFNVAAPLRMKDLRGRLVLLDFWTYCCINCLHVLPDLKFLEHRFTDQLTVIGVHSPKFPNEKVDENVRQAIARHGIEHPVVNDPDLSQWRQFGIRAWPTLALIDPEGIAVALAPGEGNLEALDELIAELVEIFRQKGSLKEGPGPQVVPAPIDGPLLFPGKVWADPGSEEIWIADSNHHRLLAVDATGQVRRRIGSGEAGMEDGGFETAGFFQPQGLCRVGDTLYVADTENHLLRAVDLKQGRVDTVAGTGEQAPPGEGPGPGLEVALNSPWDLCYVPPYLYVAMAGSHQVWRYHPESMLMVPFAGSGREARIDGPASRAALAQPSGLASDGKHLYVADSEVSAIRRISLEGEVESLVGLDLFLFGDKDGVGNEVRLQHPLGVAAHAGALWIADTYNHRVKRLNPETRECRGFAGTGRPGKGLGPNTAFFEPGGISARGGELFVADTNNHRIVILDLASGEGRELPIKI, encoded by the coding sequence ATGTCGCTCTTCGCCTTCGAAGGCCGCATCCATGCCCCCGAATTCCGCGAGGGCCTGACTTGGTTCAACGTCGCCGCCCCGCTGCGGATGAAGGACCTGCGCGGGCGCCTGGTCCTGCTCGACTTCTGGACTTATTGCTGCATCAACTGCCTCCACGTCCTGCCGGACCTGAAATTCCTCGAGCACCGCTTCACCGACCAGCTCACCGTGATCGGCGTCCACTCGCCGAAATTTCCCAACGAGAAGGTCGACGAGAACGTGCGCCAGGCCATCGCGCGCCACGGCATCGAGCACCCGGTAGTCAACGACCCGGACTTGAGCCAGTGGCGGCAGTTCGGGATCCGCGCCTGGCCGACGCTGGCCCTGATCGACCCGGAGGGCATCGCCGTTGCGCTGGCGCCCGGCGAGGGCAACCTCGAGGCCTTGGACGAATTGATCGCCGAGCTGGTCGAGATCTTTCGGCAGAAGGGCAGCCTGAAGGAGGGTCCGGGGCCGCAGGTCGTGCCGGCACCCATCGACGGCCCCCTGCTCTTTCCCGGGAAGGTCTGGGCCGACCCCGGCTCGGAAGAAATCTGGATCGCGGACAGCAACCACCACCGCCTCCTCGCGGTGGACGCGACGGGACAAGTCCGCAGGCGCATCGGTTCGGGCGAGGCCGGGATGGAGGACGGCGGCTTCGAGACGGCCGGCTTCTTCCAGCCCCAGGGGCTTTGCCGCGTCGGCGACACCTTGTACGTCGCCGACACCGAGAACCACCTGCTGCGCGCGGTGGATTTGAAGCAGGGCCGCGTCGACACTGTCGCCGGCACCGGCGAGCAGGCCCCGCCCGGCGAAGGCCCGGGCCCCGGCCTCGAGGTGGCGCTCAATTCGCCCTGGGATCTCTGCTATGTCCCGCCCTATCTCTACGTGGCAATGGCGGGCTCTCACCAGGTCTGGCGCTATCACCCCGAATCGATGCTGATGGTCCCCTTCGCGGGCAGCGGCCGCGAGGCCCGCATCGACGGGCCGGCGAGCCGGGCGGCCCTCGCCCAGCCCAGCGGGCTCGCAAGCGACGGCAAACACCTCTACGTGGCCGACAGCGAGGTGAGCGCGATCCGGAGAATCTCCCTGGAAGGCGAAGTCGAGAGCCTGGTCGGCCTGGATTTATTTCTGTTCGGGGACAAGGACGGGGTCGGGAATGAGGTTCGCCTGCAACACCCCTTGGGCGTCGCCGCCCACGCCGGCGCGCTCTGGATCGCCGACACCTACAATCACCGGGTCAAGCGGCTGAACCCGGAGACCCGCGAGTGCCGCGGCTTCGCCGGCACCGGGAGACCGGGAAAGGGATTGGGCCCGAACACGGCCTTTTTCGAGCCGGGCGGGATCTCGGCGCGCGGCGGCGAGCTCTTCGTCGCCGACACGAACAACCACCGCATCGTCATCCTGGACCTTGCAAGCGGCGAGGGCCGCGAGCTCCCGATAAAAATTTAG